The following proteins come from a genomic window of Desmospora profundinema:
- a CDS encoding thiamine pyrophosphate-dependent dehydrogenase E1 component subunit alpha, which produces MGESRHANMGLTDEQVFDMYRYMLLARKIDERMWLLNRAGKIPFVISCQGQEAIQVGAAFALDREKDWLCPYYRDLGMMLVFGQSAKDQMLSAFAKAEDPNSGGRQMPGHYGDKRFRVISGSSPVTTQLLHAVGVALAAKMEKKDLVSFTTFGEGSSNQGDFHEGLNFAGVHDLPVIFLCENNKYAISVPVEKQLAGGSVAARGQGYGMPGVEVDGNDPLAVFQVVREAADRARRGEGPTLIEATSYRLVPHSSDDDDRTYREVEEVEEARKKDSLVQFKKYLEEAGVLTSEKEEALGQEIAKLVDEATEYAEQAPYPDPQETYTHVYAE; this is translated from the coding sequence ATGGGAGAATCGCGACACGCGAACATGGGATTGACCGATGAGCAAGTGTTTGACATGTACCGCTACATGCTGCTGGCCCGCAAGATCGACGAGCGTATGTGGTTGTTAAACCGCGCCGGCAAGATTCCCTTTGTCATCTCCTGTCAGGGACAGGAAGCGATTCAGGTGGGCGCTGCTTTCGCCTTGGATCGGGAAAAAGATTGGCTCTGTCCCTATTACCGCGATCTGGGCATGATGCTGGTTTTCGGCCAATCCGCCAAAGACCAGATGCTGTCCGCATTTGCCAAAGCGGAGGACCCGAACAGCGGCGGCCGTCAAATGCCGGGACATTATGGGGACAAACGTTTCCGAGTCATCTCCGGGTCTTCCCCGGTGACCACTCAGTTGTTGCACGCGGTGGGCGTAGCATTGGCAGCCAAAATGGAGAAAAAGGATCTGGTGTCGTTCACCACCTTTGGCGAAGGCTCCAGCAACCAGGGAGACTTCCACGAAGGGTTAAACTTTGCCGGGGTCCACGACCTGCCGGTAATCTTCCTCTGCGAAAACAACAAGTATGCGATCTCTGTTCCGGTGGAAAAACAGTTGGCCGGTGGCAGCGTAGCGGCTCGCGGACAGGGGTATGGCATGCCCGGTGTGGAAGTGGACGGGAACGATCCGCTTGCGGTGTTCCAAGTGGTCCGTGAAGCGGCAGACCGGGCCCGGCGCGGGGAGGGGCCTACTCTGATCGAAGCCACTTCCTACCGGTTGGTGCCTCATTCCAGTGATGACGACGACCGTACGTATCGGGAAGTGGAGGAAGTGGAGGAAGCCCGGAAGAAAGACTCCCTCGTCCAGTTTAAAAAGTACCTGGAGGAGGCGGGAGTCCTAACTTCAGAGAAAGAAGAGGCGCTGGGCCAAGAGATTGCCAAACTGGTGGATGAAGCGACGGAATATGCCGAACAGGCTCCCTATCCGGATCCCCAAGAAACCTACACCCACGTGTACGCGGAATAA
- a CDS encoding alpha-ketoacid dehydrogenase subunit beta → MPVISYIDAVTLALREEMKRDEKVFVLGEDVGVRGGVFRATAGLIEEFGAERVLDTPLTESAIAGVAIGASAYGMRPVAEMQFADFIMPAVNQLVSEAAKMRYRSNNTWHCPMVVRAPYGGGVHGALYHSQSVESLFAGVPGLKIVMPSTPYDVKGLLKSAIRDEDPVLFFEHKRCYRLIKGEVPEEDYTVPIGKAEVKREGTDVTVISYGLTLHFALKAAEELEKEGISVHVLDLRTLVPLDKEAVLEATAKTGKVLIIHEDNQTGGFGGEIAGVIAEEAFFELDAPVRRLCGPDVPAMPYSPPLEKEFMMNPAKVKDAIRDLAEF, encoded by the coding sequence ATGCCGGTGATTTCATATATTGATGCGGTAACCCTCGCCTTGCGCGAAGAGATGAAACGGGATGAGAAAGTGTTTGTCCTCGGCGAAGATGTGGGCGTGCGCGGAGGTGTGTTCCGGGCGACAGCCGGGCTGATCGAGGAATTTGGGGCGGAGCGGGTGCTGGACACGCCCTTGACGGAATCGGCCATCGCTGGAGTGGCCATCGGCGCTTCTGCTTACGGGATGCGTCCGGTGGCGGAAATGCAGTTTGCCGATTTCATCATGCCGGCGGTTAACCAGCTCGTGAGCGAAGCGGCCAAGATGCGCTATCGCTCCAACAACACCTGGCACTGTCCGATGGTGGTGAGGGCCCCCTACGGAGGCGGGGTCCATGGTGCACTCTATCACTCTCAAAGTGTGGAGAGCTTATTTGCAGGCGTTCCGGGGTTGAAAATCGTGATGCCCTCCACTCCCTACGATGTGAAAGGACTGTTGAAAAGCGCCATTCGGGACGAGGATCCGGTTCTCTTTTTCGAACACAAACGCTGTTACCGTCTGATCAAAGGCGAGGTGCCTGAGGAAGACTATACCGTGCCGATCGGCAAGGCGGAAGTGAAGCGGGAGGGAACCGATGTCACGGTGATCTCCTACGGCTTGACCCTTCACTTTGCCCTCAAGGCGGCGGAAGAGCTGGAGAAAGAAGGAATCAGCGTCCATGTACTGGACCTGCGCACTTTGGTGCCACTGGATAAGGAAGCCGTGCTGGAAGCAACCGCGAAAACCGGCAAGGTGTTGATCATCCACGAAGACAACCAAACCGGCGGCTTCGGCGGTGAAATCGCCGGCGTGATTGCCGAGGAGGCGTTCTTTGAGCTGGATGCTCCCGTTCGCCGTCTATGTGGTCCCGATGTACCGGCGATGCCTTACAGCCCGCCGCTGGAGAAGGAATTTATGATGAACCCCGCTAAAGTGAAAGATGCCATCCGCGATCTGGCTGAGTTTTGA